CACCACAGAATGACACGAGGGTTCCAATGACAACGGGGTTCGCCAAGACGGCAAAGACCTCATTCGGCGCATATGCGGCAATGAACTGACCCATACCGGTGTAGAGGAACTCGTACATGAGCATGACGAAGAAGGTGGCTCCAGCTCGCTGAGAATCTGCGGGGAAACCAACAGTGTAGTACCAGCACACAAAGTAGAGGACAGCGCAGATGATGAGGTATGGGATTTCGGAGACGATAAGAGCCGTCACAAAGGCGATCCACGAATACATCTTGGACTTCTTCTCGCGGGTTTCGAAAATGTCACGGCggtggatgaagaggggCTGCAGCTGGGCAAGGACACCGGgggcgacgaagatgaagttgaagattgtaaacagcttcagctgcaaATCACCGACAGAGTCCTTAATCATCCAGAAACTGAAACCGTTGAAGAGAGCCGAAAAGATGTGTAGCGCAAACTTGTTGTTGACATAATCCGCATTGCGGAACAAGCTGACGTTCATGCGATGAGTGACAAGCTTGGTCTGCTCCCACAAAGAGGTGGCAAACTCATGGCCATCGTCCACAGTGCCGGGGGGTTTGGCTGCAGCCTCGCTGATGATTTGATCGAGTTCCTTGGTCATGTTGGAGTACTCAGGCGAAGAAAGCCATACCTCGTTCCAATCCTTGCCCTGCGAAAGGGTTCCGGAGACGACGTCAATCATGTGCTCAGCAGGGTTCACCTCGGTCGGGCATGGAGCATCGTAACGAGCAAAGTATTCCCTGACGACGCTTGCCTGATCTCCAATCTCTCCGAAATAGACAGtcttgccgcccttggcCAGCAACAAAAGGGTGTCGAATTGAGCAAACAGTTGAGCAGAAGGCTGGTGGATCGTGACAAGAACAGCTTGGCCAACAGCAGCGAGCTTTCGCAAGAAGCGGACAGTGTGGTAGGCGGATTGACCATCTAGACCAGAGGTAGGCTCATCAAGGAAGATCAAAATGCTGGGCTTGGAGACAAGCTCGACGCCGATTGTGACACGCTTACGCTGCTCAACACTCAAGCCGGCACCGACTTCACCAATCAAGGTGTCGGCAATATCGTGCAATTCCAATAGATCGATAATAGTGTTGACATAGGCCAGTTTTTCCTCACGTGGTGTGTCACGGCTCTGTCGAAGAAGCGCTGAGAATTCAAGAGCCTCTCGTACTGTAGCATACGCCTCATGCACATCAAGCTGTTCGCAGTAGCCTGCAGACCTCTGGAATGAGACTGGGAGCGGTCGACCGTCAACCAAGATAGAGCCTCGGATAGTGCCTTCAGTCTTTCGCTGGGCAAGAACGTCAAGGAGCGTGGTCTTTCCAGCACCAGACGATCCCATCAAAGCGGTCAGGTTTCCAGGCTTTACCCATCCTTGTACATGGTCCAAGAGGAGACGGTCACCAGTTGGGGTCTTGACAGTGTAGCACAGATCCTTCCAGGTAAAGACTGAGGAGTTCCGAATGAGGTTGCCCTGGACTGCCACTGCGGTGTCATCAGTAGAGTTGCTATCGGACTGACCGCTGACATTGGTATCATCCTTTTCTGAGATATGACCACTTTCAGTAACCTGGCCTTCGACGTCCGCTTGACGCAGAGCATTGACAACCTTGGATTGCTCTCGGGGGATAACCAAACTAGGTCCATTCTCCGATGAAGCCTTCCACTTGGTCGTGAAGACGATTGTGATGGTCACAAACAGAGCCCACCATGCCCAAATGATGCCAAAGTTTCGCCAAATGTGAGAGTGGCTGTAAGAGAGTGATTTGAGATACAAGTCACCATCAACATAAGTCTGGCCCGGAACTGCACCTCCAACGCCAGCGCAAGCTTGAGCACCGGGGTCGGTGAAGCCGGGGCCATTGGGAACAATGTTGGTACCGACACAAGGAATAATCTTGCCATGGAATTCGTTGGAGAGAATGGCATCGAAGCCATAGGCCATCGGGTCAATCCAGAAGAGCCAGACAAACCATGGGTGCATTCGCGGCTTCTGAATCATGTAGCCATTGTACATGATTGTAGCGGCAATGATCAAACCAGACAGCTTGGAGGCACCATCAAAGGTGCTGAAGGCGGCACCGATGGCTCTGAACATGGCGGTCATACAAAAAGTGGTGGCCACAACAATGATCcaaaaggtgaagaagtgGCCCGCAGACATGGTCAAACCAACCATGAAGTACAGAATCAGAGAGAATCCCGAGACTTGCACCAAGATGACAGGGATATCGGCCGCGATCTGGGCAAGGCAAAAGGCTGCGGGGTGGAAATAGGCAAACGACTTGTGCTTAATCAGAACGGGCCGACCCATGAAGGATTCGGTAACCTCAGACATGGACAGCAAAGCGTtgaagagcaaagcaaagaagcaggCACCAGACTTGACAAACAAGCCAGCAGTAGTGTCGGGAGCGTTATAGAAGAGAGAACCGGCGATAAGTGCTTGCACAATGGTCGAAAACTGCTTGATGAAAAAGGTGGCCTTGTCACCCCAGATGATCTGATACTGTCTCTTGATGCAAGTCTGTACCTGGACTCCAAAGCTCACAGTAAATGAGCTCGAGGCTGGCAGTCCCTTGTACTTTTCCATGGCGACTCCTTCCTGGAACAgttttgtcttgtcctgGGCCTCCGATGTGGTGGGATAATCGTATTCAGCTCGCGCTTGCTCGAACAATGGTGTCTTCTCGTATTCATCGCGAATGGCGCCAGCTGTTCGGGGGAACTTGAATTTCATCTCGTCTCGGATCTTCCTCTCAGTGGGCACGGTAACACCAGTCAAGAAATCGGCAACGTTGGCACCGTCGTCACAGATGAAACCCATGCTCTCCATGAATGGGCGAGCCTCGCGCATGGGACCGTAGTAgatctccttgccctcgtCGAGAACGAGAACCTTATCGAAGAGGTTATAGATGCCGTTTCCAGCCTGGTATAAGGTGACAATGGAGGCCAAACCGAGAACATCCGTCATCGCTCGAACCGCCTTGGCCCACTCAAGAGCACTAATAGGATTGAGTCAGTGAAAACTTCCTAGCATTTTGGAACACAAAGATGACACTTACGTGCTAGCGTCGAGACCACGAGTTGAGTTATCCCAGCAGAAAACACTACCCCTAGATGCAAGACATTCGATGATGGAAACTCGCTTCCTCTCTCCACCGGAAACACCTCTGACGAATGCATTACCGACCTTGGTATCTACGGTATGCTCAATACCCATAGACTTCAGCAAAAAGCTGCGTGATTCTTGGCGGATTTCCTCCTGGCTTGTGATGCCGTTGGGCAACTTGTAAGGAACCTTTAATCTCGTCGCAAAGTCCATAGTCTGCCCAACAGTCAGGGATGGGAAGAAGATTTCCTCCTCTGTGTTCATGATAATCTGGCCTCTGTAGCGTTTagcctcctcagccttcATGGAGCCAAAGGAGACATCTCCTGAAATCTGGGCGTATCCACTCCGTCTATTGGCCAGCATGTTGAGTAAAGTTGTGCATCCACTTCCGGGACGGCCCAGAACGAGGAGCATCTCTCCAGGCTTGACACATCCGTGGGCGTTGTCGAGAATCTTTCTCATAGGCGGCTTCTGTCGAGATTCTTTGATCAGTTTTGGGATGTTGAACTGAGAAAGAACATTTTCGTGGATAGCTGCATCGGCTCGGACAGCCTCGACGGTAAGGTTCTGGAAGGTGACACCTAGTTCTCGACGGGGAGCACCAGAAGCACTGTCACGCTCTTGGATGGCGACAACTTCGGGCTTCATAGACCAGGTATTGTCGACGGAGTTCTTACGGGTCTGGGCCTCCGACATGTTGACGTCTGTGAGTGTCTCATCGTATGTGGACTTCATGATGATCCCAAGTCCGTGTTAGTGGCAACAGACCACTAACAAAAGGACTATAGCAGGATGTTGGTGAAGCGAGAGTATGGGTTGTGTTTGAAACAAGACtcaagaacaaagaagaagaaaccgtCTCGAAGAAAGAGCTATCATTTAAAGAGCCCCAGCTTCAGCCGTGCCTCGTTGGCAAAACACGATATTGAGCCAATTTGGTGGACCTCGGCCCTGACAAGAAGACCGAGACGGGGCCCGGCTTCGCCTGTACGAGTAATCCCAAAAAAAGCCATGGCCACGATGGAGCTGGAAGGATGAGTGATGTGAGTCAACCAATGGAGTCGTAGGATCTGTATCAGGATTTGAGCCAAAGGTCCATCCACGCGGCCTAGAAACACGGAGGCGGAACGTGCCAATCAAGCTCGCTTCCGTTCTTTGTCTTCGCACTCGGATAGCCGCCCCACGAGCTTAAATTCCCCTGACGCCCGTTCCGGCTTGCCGCCATTTCGCTGAGATTTCAACGTTCCGCTTAGTCATGGCGAAACAACTGCATTCGGCATGTGGTGGGCTTGAAAATTCATGGGCTATCCCTCGATGCCCCGAGCACTTGATGCCAAGAGGAAGGTGAAGCGGTAGTTGGACGCTTCCGCACTGCTGGTACTGCTCCCTGTAGCAATGATCACGGTAGTATCAGCCAGGGCCCAGCTAGATCTTGCTCTGACGAACCACATCGTTCAGACCTGCGTACCCTGGAGCTGGATAAAGCAGATTGGTAGCATCGCCTATTCCCTTTCCCGGCCACCTACATCGCCGGATCTTTCCATGATGCACGCACTTCATCTTGGAATTGATTGCCTGCCACATGGTAGTCGGAGGATGTGCCGTTGGTGACTTGAAGGGGTAACAGGTTTGAGCATCGCATCCTCCCAAAGAAACTACTGTACTGAGAAtgtttcatctttcatcCCACCGCTGTAACGGCGTACAATCTCCCCAGACGGTACTGTAGCACAGCATACTGTCATCGTGGGTGCTGTAGCAACTGACGACTCCATCGTCGGGGTCGCGGCTCGTTCAAAGTGCCGCCCTTCTAGAATGCCGCCcgcccagctccagctgtaACTGCTTGACTAAGCGGACAAATCCCTTTCACGAGCCTCTCCCACTTTGTGCCAAAGTCTCCGGATGTCGTCAAAGGTCATTGTCGTATTACCAAGCCACGTTGCTCTCGGCCGAATGCAGGAGCTGCTGGCGCCCCCGTATGTATGAGCATTGCAAATCAAATCGGCATAATCAAATCATCCCCCCCAAAGGATTACTTACAACCCCCCGAAGGATCCCGGCAGCATCAAAGCCTTATCGCAGCACATGCGCTGGCCCAGTTTTGCTGCGGTTGTTCCGATTATCTGACAGCCAAGATTCCGAGGCCATGCGTCACGTCGGCACTACTGCCTCCGGCTAAACCCTGGCTCGATCCACCTCAGCGCAACTAGCGCCTGCTCGGACAGGCCCGCTTGAGCGAAACTTCCGCTGAGTCAGCAACTCGCAACCCCGAGCAGGCGCATCTCGGGCTGTCAGCCGAATCGAAAAGCCTATTCCATGTCCGAAGCAAAAGATCGAATCCCTCCGAGACCCTCATATTACCAAAAGCATCTGCCTGTTGCGTTGCTTGATAGCATTGATTGCATCAACTGTAACTGTCATTATCTGATTAGCAAACACGAGCATCAGGGCAGGCAAAAGCCAAAGTAAGGAGCATGGTGGCTGAAAGGCGTGCTTGCGACGCTTGTTATAAGCGGAAGGTAATGGATTCACAACCCCGAGTCTCGTTTTTGAAAATGATAGTCCTATTCTGCTGCTTGTCACCTTGTCTCTCTCATCTGAGTCTGATTCTGATCCTCCCCCTTACCCTACAAACACCCTCACGTCCAGACTTATGCACATGTATCCTCACGCTTATACCTGATGGGTGGTGGTAGATCCAATGCGATCGATCCGAACACGATGAACTATGCAACTGGTGCCGACACCATGATCTCCCCTGCACACTTAACCGAATTAGGggcaggaagaagaaaactaaGTAAGTACATACCTGTCACTCCTATGTTCGCATTTCCGCTTACAAAGACTGTGTCGCAGGAGCTCAACCGAGAGTCTTGTCAAACGCC
This genomic interval from Trichoderma breve strain T069 chromosome 7 map unlocalized scaffold00008, whole genome shotgun sequence contains the following:
- a CDS encoding ABC-2 type transporter domain-containing protein, with translation MKSTYDETLTDVNMSEAQTRKNSVDNTWSMKPEVVAIQERDSASGAPRRELGVTFQNLTVEAVRADAAIHENVLSQFNIPKLIKESRQKPPMRKILDNAHGCVKPGEMLLVLGRPGSGCTTLLNMLANRRSGYAQISGDVSFGSMKAEEAKRYRGQIIMNTEEEIFFPSLTVGQTMDFATRLKVPYKLPNGITSQEEIRQESRSFLLKSMGIEHTVDTKVGNAFVRGVSGGERKRVSIIECLASRGSVFCWDNSTRGLDASTALEWAKAVRAMTDVLGLASIVTLYQAGNGIYNLFDKVLVLDEGKEIYYGPMREARPFMESMGFICDDGANVADFLTGVTVPTERKIRDEMKFKFPRTAGAIRDEYEKTPLFEQARAEYDYPTTSEAQDKTKLFQEGVAMEKYKGLPASSSFTVSFGVQVQTCIKRQYQIIWGDKATFFIKQFSTIVQALIAGSLFYNAPDTTAGLFVKSGACFFALLFNALLSMSEVTESFMGRPVLIKHKSFAYFHPAAFCLAQIAADIPVILVQVSGFSLILYFMVGLTMSAGHFFTFWIIVVATTFCMTAMFRAIGAAFSTFDGASKLSGLIIAATIMYNGYMIQKPRMHPWFVWLFWIDPMAYGFDAILSNEFHGKIIPCVGTNIVPNGPGFTDPGAQACAGVGGAVPGQTYVDGDLYLKSLSYSHSHIWRNFGIIWAWWALFVTITIVFTTKWKASSENGPSLVIPREQSKVVNALRQADVEGQVTESGHISEKDDTNVSVFTWKDLCYTVKTPTGDRLLLDHVQGWVKPGNLTALMGSSGAGKTTLLDVLAQRKTEGTIRGSILLDVHEAYATVREALEFSALLRQSRDTPREEKLAYVNTIIDLLELHDIADTLIGEVGAGLSVEQRKRVTIGVELVSKPSILIFLDEPTSGLDGQSAYHTVRFLRKLAAVGQAVLVTIHQPSAQLFAQFDTLLLLAKGGKTVYFGEIGDQASVVREYFARYDAPCPTEVNPAEHMIDVVSGTLSQGKDWNEVWLSSPEYSNMTKELDQIISEAAAKPPGTVDDGHEFATSLWEQTKLVTHRMNVSLFRNADYVNNKFALHIFSALFNGFSFWMIKDSVGDLQLKLFTIFNFIFVAPGVLAQLQPLFIHRRDIFETREKKSKMYSWIAFVTALIVSEIPYLIICAVLYFVCWYYTVGFPADSQRAGATFFVMLMYEFLYTGMGQFIAAYAPNEVFAVLANPVVIGTLVSFCGVLVPYAQIQEFWRYWIYWLNPFNYLMGSMLVFDLWGQDIKCSTHEFATFNPPNGTTCGDYLQSYLAAGPGAVANLINPDATANCQVCAFTKGEDYLRTLNLKEYYYGWRDAAIVVLMVFSSYSLVYLLMKLRTKMSKKAE